The following coding sequences lie in one Oncorhynchus kisutch isolate 150728-3 linkage group LG17, Okis_V2, whole genome shotgun sequence genomic window:
- the LOC109908584 gene encoding acyl-coenzyme A thioesterase 1 yields the protein MSKVCLQILPNAKCLFDEPVQLKVDRLKPRQQVDLRAEVTDDKGIVFRSSATYEANCSGTIDLTTASSLGGSYTGVEPMGLLWSLKPNNLHTKFVKKVVSVPCLVNFSVHSKDSPGILAEVINERSLLAEGVRRIPVKEGKLRGVLFVPPEIGPHPAVLDLYTYGRGLSEARASLLANRGFVVFTVSLYGADDNPKNVTKIHLEYFEEAIQFLKNQPQVCGSGLGLLSLSKSGDLALSIATFLPGIAATVWINGCNANAMIPLHYKGTVIPPLMLDTKRVFATKSGALNVKYVINDPMAEDNQATLIPIERANGRFLFVAAEDDQNWDSCYFADQAMHQLKHHGKDNYESVFYPGAGHYLETPYMPFCPSSIHGVIGKPVAWGGVPRSHAAAEVDLWRRIQEFFRTNLANDSNLSKAKL from the exons ATGTCTAAAGTGTGTTTACAGATTCTTCCCAATGCCAAGTGCTTATTCGATGAGCCAGTGCAGTTGAAAGTTGACAGGCTGAAACCAAGACAGCAGGTGGATCTGAGGGCAGAAGTAACAGATGACAAAGGCATTGTATTCAGATCCTCAGCTACCTATGAGGCCAACTGCAGTGGAACGATTGATCTAACAACTGCATCATCACTAGGTGGCAGTTACACTGGAGTAGAACCTATGGGGCTTTTGTGGTCTCTGAAACCAAACAACTTACACACTAAGTTTGTTAAGAAGGTTGTATCAGTGCCTTGCCTTGTCAACTTCAGTGTACATTCCAAGGATAGTCCAGGAATACTGGCTGAAGTAATCAATGAAAGAAGTCTGCTTGCAGAGGGAGTAAGAAGAATTCCTGTCAAAGAGGGGAAGCTTCGTGGAGTTCTATTTGTACCTCCCG AAATAGGTCCACACCCAGCTGTTTTAGACCTATACACATATGGAAGAGGTCTATCTGAAGCTAGAGCTTCTCTTCTTGCCAACAGAGGTTTTGTGGTCTTTACAGTGTCATTATATGGGGCTGATGACAATCCTAAAAACGTGACCAAGATCCATCTGGAGTATTTTGAGGAGGCGATTCAGTTCTTGAAAAATCAGCCCCAG GTTTGCGGCTCTGGTTTAGGTTTGTTGTCACTGTCCAAAAGTGGTGATCTAGCACTGTCTATTGCCACTTTTCTGCCAGGCATTGCTGCTACCGTATGGATCAATGGTTGCAATGCCAATGCCATGATTCCTCTTCACTACAAAGGCACAGTCATACCTCCCCTAATGCTTGATACCAAAAGAGTCTTTGCTACCAAGTCCGGGGCCTTAAATGTGAAATATGTTATTAATGACCCCATGGCAGAGGATAATCAGGCAACGCTCATCCCAATTGAGAGAGCCAATGGAAGGTTTCTCTTTGTTGCTGCAGAGGATGACCAAAACTGGGACAGTTGTTATTTTGCAGATCAGGCAATGCATCAACTAAAGCATCATGGGAAGGATAATTACGAGTCAGTATTTTATCCTGGAGCAGGACACTACTTAGAGACACCCTACATGCCCTTCTGCCCGTCCAGTATTCATGGTGTTATTGGAAAGCCTGTTGCGTGGGGAGGTGTGCCCAGGTCCCACGCAGCAGCAGAGGTCGACCTTTGGAGGAGGATTCAGGAGTTCTTTAGAACTAACCTGGCAAATGATAGCAACTTGAGTAAAGCCAAGTTATAA